GACGCGGTCgggcggccgggagcggcggcggcgcaacgcCGCGCTCGCCCACGTCGAGAAGCACTACTTCCCCGGCGTCGTCCacttcgccgacgccgccggtgtCTACGACGCCCATTTCTTCGACAAGATCCGCCAGACCGAGtcagtactccatccatccatcccattTGGTTTCtcacttcctttttttttgcttgattATTAGTACTGTTTCATTTAGGTTGCAAATTGGAATGTGCTAATCCGAATGCTTCTTTCTTCATGTTGATTTCTAATTAACCTCAGAGGTTGAACCTCTCTCATTTTTTGCTTGATTATTAGGAGCACTCTTTCGTTTATAGGTTGCCAATTGGAATGTGCTAATCTGAATGCTTCTTGATTGATTCTTCGTGTTGATTTCTAACCTCAAACTCCGGGTCAAGCTGGCCGCGGCCAAGAaccgcctcaccgccgccgacgccttgCTCCCCCGCCGATGCCTTGCTCCCCTCGCTGGCCGCCACGTCGCCGGTTGGGGAAGGACTTGATGGCGACGTCACGGCCGGTGAGGAGGTcgacgccggcctccccgccccCCTTGCTTGCCTACCTCATCCCTCGATGGCGGTCCGCCTCCGTGCCTGTGGCTTCTGCAATGGCGGACGagagcaatggcggcggcgcgtcgccagtcgccagccgccgtcgtcgtgtcgcccgtcgccggccgccgacgccctcgtcctctccctcctctccccaccgAAGGCAGCAACCCACCGACGTCCTCCCCAGCTGCCTACCCAAACaggagaagagtgagagaggaggagaggaggggagagagtgATGACGTGGccagctgacaggtggggcccatgtgggtcccacgctgactcagccgccacgtagatcaaaaccggggtcaaaaccacctagGGACCTCGGATGACCTCGTATACGATAAAccaatgacaagttgagggaccttgggtatACTTTTTCCAATAAAATTGTTACCACAGGTCCACGAGCAGAGATCCAGCCTTACCCCAAGTACCTGTGTTATGCTTCCAAGAAGGAGAAAGCATGACAAGAGGTGGCTTAgtgggtgtttagatggggctaaaactactttttagtccatgtcacatcaaatgtttggacgttaatttggagtattaaatatagactaataaaaaaactaattttataaatgagagctaatctgcgagacgaattttttaaacctaattaatccataattataaaaagtttactatagcatcacattgtcaaatcatggcgtaattagactcaaaagacttgtctcgcgaattagtccaaggttatggaatgagttttataattaatgtatgtttaatactctaaattagtgtcaaacatccgatgtgaatAAGTCCTGTTTCCCAATCAGGCCCTAAAGTGATTTTGAGGATGAAAACGGCATGCCGCACTCCAAATCCAAAGCCGAATCTGATCACCTGCCAATCAAACTTCGACAGCATCGAACACCCAATTAGCTCGCAGCATGTCAACCATGAAGCCAAGCCCGCAAACCCGGTCTAGTCGTCTAGAAACGTCACAGAAGATCGGTTTCCCCAGTACTCTCGTATCAGATTTTTTTAGGAGTCGCTAAACGCCAGGGCCACCGGACTACCAGAGGAGGatgagagggagaagaagattGTGATTCCTCGCGTCCCCTGGATGGCGACCTGCCAGGACGCCGAGACGAGGGGAAGCACCGGGGCGCGTTGGAGCCTTTTGAGAGAGTGCGGCGGAAACAGAAAGCCAAGATGCCTTTGGCCACTTGCGCTGAGGCTGCAGCTGTACCactaattttgacaatttgatcctttataaaaactaattttataaataaatcgCCGTCACCGTAGATGGTAGGCTGAAtcagcgtgccaacgtacaTTCAGCGTCACGCTGTTTGGCGCCGAGGTGTCTAAATTCAGCGTCCATATGATTTAATGCTGAACAAAATGGtcattttgaaataagttttgatgacggtttatttgtaaaattagtttttgtaaATGGTCGAATTGTCAAAATTAATGGCAGCTGTACTGTGTGCTTCAgggaaaatttttttttcttattcccCCAAAAGGGGCCAAAAGCGACAAGCCCGCCTTGGTGAAAAGAATTAGAGGTGTGATAAgttatttatcaaaatttaaattgtgaGTTTGTACTTTTTAACTGTACCGGTAATCACAAATCTCTTGTACACATTTTTTTCAAGGTGTAGTACTAATCATCCGTTGTAGGTTTGTAGCTGCAAATTCTAGGATGGGAAGCGACAAACCCACAACCGTGGGAAGAATTAGAGATGTGATAATCTATAtatcaaaattaaaattgtgaAGTTGTACTATTTGGCTGTATTGGTAGCCGCAAATCTCTTGTATATGTTTTTTGAGGTGTGGTCCTAATCATCCGTTGTAGCTATAAATtctaagatggagggagtatattcgtTGAATCCTGCAAGATTCGACGTGCTCTCCTCTTGATCTCCGCTCTTGCCCATCGTCTTAGAATTTGTAGCTACAACGGATGATTAGGACCACACCTCGAAAAATATAGACAAGAGATTTGTGGCTACCAGTACAGCCAAAGAGAATTTTGATATATAGCTTATCACATCTCTAATTCTTTCCAGGGCGGTGAGTTTGCCGCTTCCCTAGCACGGGCGGAGCCCCAGAAAGCcagcctccttcctcccctttctcttcctctcctctgtACGTCCAATCGACTACGAGATGCCCTCATGCCGCATGTCTTTCTTGCAAGTCATCCACGGTCATTTCTCCAAGTCCAGTGAAACcctcttttttccccttctccaACGCCTCCCCTAACTCTCATATCTAAACTCTAAATCTAGCATCACAGTCGTTGTCGTTACCGTAGCCAGAGACAGAGAAGACTCTATTATCGTCACGAAACTTAGCATGAATTATACAATAAACAAATTTAACTGCAAACTAGGGAAATTTCCCGATGCAATCTTATGTGTCCTAGTTAAATTGGACAATTAGCTCATGTTTTTATATATGCTATACTTTATAAACGTAGATGTTAATAGTAGAATTAGAATTTAATGTACAACTATCTTCTTCAGTTTCTATTGCCTTTGTATACAACTATTGCTATTAACATACATTGTTATAATTTGGTCCTAACACGATCTAACAgcttagattttattttaaaattattgtgGTAATTTTTCTAAACCACGAAGATAGCATGGGGGCTTCTTTTCAAGCTAGTATAAAAGtctatatagatagatagataaatagatagatagacagaTAGACAGACAAATAGATAGATtaagggttggtttggtttgtagTCTAAATATAGATTTTACCAAATTTTATCAAGTTTTGgtatgactaattttggtaaggcaaagttgtgcttggattgaagccaaaattgTCTAAGTTCACTATtcaaatggcctattttcttaggcatgccaaaatttggcgtcaaaccaaatatacactaaacactattgaaattgccaaatattggtaagcctaatttagACCTCGAACCAAACCAGCCCTAAGATTTTAGGTGATTGAAATTTAGCAATTTccaaataatatactccctccaggCTGATAATATTAGTCGTTTTGAACAAGGgtaaagtcaaactttaaaatctttgactacgaataatttctaaaatatttatcttaaaaatatgaaaaccaaTGTGTAGATTAGTCTTAGaaagtacttcaataaaatcatatatttgttgaaatttctatatattttataatagaaATTAGTTGTCAAAGTTACTTTTTGAAGACCAGGTTTTCCAAAACGCCTaatattatcaacccggagggagtaataagaaGACTACGTGGGTTTCCTGTGAAATGAGTATTGACCGCAGATTGCATGTCGGGTAAGCTCTTCATTTACAAACCTTACCTCGCGTAGTAGACTTGTAAACACGAAAGCCGAGATGCTTACGTACGTTACACATACCAGCAAGCTGATACGGTGGCACGGTGAATTTCCGCGCCCCGTCCATCCATCGCTCCGCACCGCACCGACTACCCAGCCGCAGCCACCCGCAACCGCAGCAAAGTGGCCCCCACACAAGGTtccctccatccatccatccattccacGCGCAGCGCGTCCCAATGTGCGGATCCACGCATCCCGCAAACCCCCCAAAAAGCAGCGGCGAAAAACACTCGATCGCCCAGCCCCAAGAAGCCAGCAGGACGGACGGGGCGAACGCGAGGCGCACCACCCGAGGCTCGCGTCCGCACCCCGCGCCGCCCGATCCCGATCCGACGGCCCGCGCGCTCCCCGACCGGCCGCGGAGACGCGGAGCCGCACCCCCCGCAACCCAGGAGCCCGGGAGGCTGGAACTTGTTCCGCCCACGAGGCCGCGGTAACCTCACCTCCGTTAACCCGCGGTTAACCCAACCCCCTTGGTTAGGTTACCTCGTCGTGTTATATACTCGAGTGTGGTGAGTCTCCCATGGCTGAGCTCGAGGTCGAGGCTGCGTGGGTGTGCGACGTCGGGGATGAGCTGCAACGGCTGCCGCGTGCTGCGGAAGGGGTGCAGCGAGGGGTGCGTGTTGCGGCCGTGCCTGCAGTGGATCGACGGCGCCGAGGCGCAGGGCCACGCCACCGTGTTCGTCGCCAAGTTCTTTGGCCGCGCCGGCCTCATGTCCTTCCTCACCGCCGTCCCCGAGCCGCAGCGCGCAGGTAAGGGTGGGGATCCGTACTACGATGGATGGTTTACCGGTGAGTGCGCGCGCGTGTTCTTGGCTGATGGGATGGCGTGGTTGGTTGCAGCGGTGTTCCAGTCGCTGCTGTAcgaggcggcggggaggacgaTCAACCCGGTGGGCGGCGCGGTCGGGCTGCTCTCCGGCGGGAGCTGGCACCTCTGCCAGGCGGCGGTCGACACCGTGCTGCGCGGCGGAGGCATCCAACCGctgccggaccaggtcgacgccgccgccgccggtggccgcgacGTGTTCGCCTCCACGGCGAGGCGCGCCATGGGCGGGTGCTCCACGTTCTCGACGGCGAagcggtcgacgacgacgacgacgaccaagaACCCCGGTACTCCgcatgacgccgccgccgcggcgccccagCCGGAACCGTCGTGCGACCTCGGCCTGTGGCTCAGCCCCGGCTCCCCGCCGGCGCCCGGGGACCGGCGAtccggcggcaggcgggccgACACGCCGTCGATGAACTCCGAGGGATCCGTCACGACgtgcggcgtcgtcggcgacggcgagagggaGCCCGAGCTGCTGAATCTTTTTGTCtaggctagctagctaattaacctGCTCAATTCTCATATGCTTTCTTTGCTGCATCCCGGCGAACTCTTTGGTAGCCTCTCGCCGGCGAGGTATCCCTTAGCCATTTTTTGGCCGTGTAAAAGTCGACGGTGCGCGTGCACTGCTTCTACTTGACTCTTTACAGTACCTTATGTTTTTTTCTCCCCCTACTTTGTTAGCATCAAAACGTCGAATAAAAGCGAACAGATTAACCTCGCGTCGTGATCGATCTTATCCTCAACTTAATTATCGAAAGCGTATAGCGTATAGTACAtgattagagcaggtacaatagcaagttATTAGCCAGTTGTAAAcgtattttaatgagataaaagatgagagagaagaacagcggactatagatctgtagctagctgcagcacggactccaagacgtagtgtgtgtataacagatgagaccatatattaatagtataataagaGCAGGTTTAACACTAtagtccactactagctccaaatcatctataaccaacataatagccaattcatacaatagctaCTTActgtactattaatatctggtcccacctatcatacacacatcaCGTCTTAGAgtcctatcatacacacatcacgtcttagagtccgtgctgtagctggttacagatctatagccagctgctcttctctctcttcctttatctctttaaaatatatttatagatagcttatagcatgctattgtaccagctctaagtaactattgtatgaattagttatTAGATTGACTTAGATGAATTAAAGTTAGTagtattagccttgctcttagtGTTGGCCAGCTGCTTCATCGCCATGGTTAAAGACAACAGAACAGCTATATATAGTACTCCATATTGCGTATAATAACTAATCCAAGTGGGTAGTATTGAAACTCTAGGTGGGGTAGAAGAAAAAAGAGGGGGGGACGAAGCGTGGGAGGTGGCGAGTGGGGTGTGGGGGTGGGGTTGGATTGGATACGGCGGTTCAGCTTTGCGCAGGGCGATAGTTCCGCGGCGCCGCGTTTCGGGGTGGGCGCACGCGTGCGTGGGCGCCTGGGCGAGGCGACGACTTGACGCGACCCGCGGACGGCCGCCCCCCGCTGCGCGGCGCGGCCTTTTCTGCCGTGCCGGTGGTCGCGGCCTCGTGTCTCGGGAGCACGGCCGCGTTGGTCCGCAGGCTCATGTACGTCTGCACGTACGACGCTGGGCCGGGCGGGCAGCGGTAGCGAGGCATGCGGCATCCGTACGAACGTCCGTGGTACACCATCCCACGGCGGCACGGCTCGTGCAGGGCGAGATGAGTAGTATCCGCGTCACAAAAGTCACAATGCATGTCAGCATGTGTGCTGAAGACAATACTCCGTGGTTGTTTGGTTAGGGCATGTACCATGAGAGTCACTAGCTACATTAGTGCTCTCACTAACTGAAAACACTTCACCCTTttagttttaaactttttctttaaactttaggccgtgtttagttgcaaaatttttctttaaacttttaatttttctatcacatcaaaaattttctacacacataaattttcaacttttccatcacatcgttccaatttcaaccaaatttttaattttagagtcaactaaacacacccttaaacttttccatcatatcaaaactttcctacacacataaactttcattttttttcaaactttcaattttagtcaaactttcaattttgatgtgGAACTAAACACCGCCTTCATGAGACACCCATTTTCCAATGGGGGATACTCGTAGCTGGGCTCTTCAAAATCCGAAGTAACCGGGTGGAGACACTCCAGCCCACAACAGGATGTCCCAGCCCACGTAGCCCACATATTTATTCCTATTTCCTCCCCTACCCCTAGCCTCTTTTCTCTCGTTAACTCAGACTACCAAGGAGGACCACGTCCGCCTCAACAACCCATTCCTCGATAGCCgtgccgtcgtcctccctccGGCACCGggatgccgcgccgccgctctccttcTCGCCTCTCGCCCACAGCACCCACGACTTCCTCGTCGGCCCCCACTTCCTCCTCCGCTGGGACCCGTCCCTCGGCGGGACGGTGTCACTGGCTCCTCGCCATGGgggtagtggtggtggcgggggcagtggcggtggcgcgaTGATGTGGGAGACCGTCCCCGGCGTCGTCTGTGGACACCAAGGCTGATGAGTGCCGTTGCTCGTTCGCGCTTAGCGACAGCCGCGCCCGCCTCGTCCCCGACCACCAGTGCGTCGATAGGATCCACGCCGTGTATCGctgcgacgccgacgccgtcgacaCCGACCTCCTGCGCGGCACGGCGTTCCAAGCGTCCGAGCATGAGCAGACGCGGTTCCCCGTGGTGGTGATCATCGGTGTCGTGTCCGCCAAGAAGCCGACCCGCTCGCCGTTGTGCCTCTGCGgttggcgccgcgccgccggcaaACGGCCGGTCCTCTCGACGCGGTACTTGATCCTCCTCGAGGAGAAGAACGACACGCAGGTCGCGTTCCGCATCAAGCTTGGCGACTACCAGTGGAGCTGCGACCACTGCAACCACCATGCCACCCACCCATCACTATCCCCTTCCACCTCCCCAAGAACGCACCGAGCCGGCAgcatcctccgcctccgcctatCCACCCGCGTGCAGTGGAGCAGCAGCAacggcaagaagaagaagaagctctcCTTCACCGCCGACGTCTCGGTTGACCGGGAGGACCTCACGCCGCTCGTGCCAGCAGCGGTGGCGGAGATAAGGCGCAGGGGCATTTCGGTCCGACCACGTCAAAAAAGGGCTCCGCTTGCCATGTCAGCACGGCAAGTTTCATTTAGACGGCACGGTGTCCATCGGCAAAGCTTTGTTTTTGCCCAAACCTTTGTTTTTGCGGTGTCCCTGGGTTAAAACCACACAATtgcgatgtcctgtagcaaaatttgcctttaaagattaattttttaaaaaatcataaaagtcCACCTCATGAGATAGCATGCATGGACATATGTGATAGAGAGAACAAGTGGAACACACGCACATGCTCGCTCACCTCGCCCGGCTAGATGGCTTGCGTACGCGACATCTGCATGAATGGCCTGCCAACATTGGTTCCTCACCCTTGTGCAAATGCAAtttccttttgcagttttgttttgctacaAAATTCagttttgtttttgaaaataaaCCGAATAATCCAATGCATGTGTGGAACGATGTGGAATTCGATTAAGTTACGCGTGACTTATCCAGTTTGGTTATGTGGTGTGAAGATCATGTAGGCGTCCTGATCACGTATCCcgatatctctatataaaccgagccgccgacTCCCGCAATATACGGGAAATCAATCTAGAGTTTGACTCCtcctctgtactgcgccgtcgcttgTAGTCTACTCCATCCCATTTGCCTGCGTGCACTAGCAATCGGGAGAGCAGATCTCCGGAACCTTCGCCTTCGACGTCCTATatcgggagaaggcggcaataaggtttttggaaaGTGCCTTGCGCAACTGCTTGCTGGTCTTCTACGACAGCTCGTCTTCCTCTATGCTCGAGGGCTGTGCACCAACGATAACATTCGGCACTGCACGTTGTTCCTGCAGCGCGCGTTGCTCCTCATCAACTTGATCTACAGTATAACCAGAACCCTTGGTACGTGTTCATGATGTTTCATCTATTTGACCTGCTCATGGTTTACTATATAGTTTACATGTCTAGATCGTATGATGTGGATCTGCTAGTATACATGttcaatgtcatgatttatttatataataaattaaatctaTATGTGCTTATATATTCAACATTTCCTACCTGAGACCACCATGTCTTGTAGAAGACACGGGGAGCCTGATGAACCCACTCGCTCTAGCAGCGCGGCTCTTATGGGGTGAGCTAAAGGCTTCTACAGTTTCACCATGTAGGTGCATTGTGTATGACCTAACCGGAGCAAAAAGATATTACTACTACGACCTCTACTTCTGTGAGTCAAGCTAATGCACCTTTTGGGAGCACGTACGTCACAATCTTCTTCCTCTGCACCAACAACTCGAATCAAGTCAACCACTACCGAGAACGGCGCCAACGGAGGAGGACGGAGCGACGACAACGGAGCGGGGATAACAACACCAACAATTCCTCTTCTATATCCGGAGCTTTCTCTGTtatgtttttcttatttcagtgttaaacatatttttagttGCTACTGTTCTTGCTAGCATATTTATGTTTATCACCGTGGAAAAACCATTCTTTATTGtatatatcatgtttattatgtTATGCTAttggattaaaatataccgATTTATGACTAGAATTTCTAGCAAAGAAAACCCACTAAACAAAGTTACAACTATTACGGCCTTGGGTTCTTGTCCCGCGAAGTAAAAGAAATGGGAGTATCGAATAGGATATAAACATTGATTCCCACGGAGAAAACATGTATGGGAACATATATCAACAAAAATCGTCAATCGCATCGGAATCCCCGCTGGTACGGTGTTGATTCTTCATTCGCGCGTGtactctcttcctctccccacCCTTAACGCGCGTGGATCACCGACGAGAGCCACTTCCGTTTGTTCGCTCTTGCGCTTGCTTGAACTGGGAAAAGAATTCAACTTTAGATTTCGCTAGATCGATTCATTTATGCTGTCCCTTCGAGAGCGTGCTGGCTTGATAGTGGCCAATTTGAAGAGCCGAATCGTTCTTGGACGGCTGGGCACATGATACACATGCAACTCGTTCCGGTGTTCTTTATTCTGACAACGCCAGCGAGTATATACTGGAGTaagagcaaggttaatagtaTAGTCTGCTGCTGGCTCCATTATCTCCATGTCATTTTATAGCTAATATTACAAACAACTAATACAATAGACTAGCTATTGTACTTACTACATCTCATGAAAgaaatatttaattatacatACACATACTTTATGAGTACTTACTGTGTATGATCAAAAGTGAACTTCATATTTGTGGCCATTCATGTTTTGAGATATGAGTTCTTATGTCTACATGAATATAATTGAATGGAAGCTATCGAAAATCAGATGGAGcgaggtaaaaaaaatacactcaGCGGCGAAAAAAATACATGGAAACAAAATCCGCCTTTTGTAAACAAGATACGCATACATCTGAGATCAGGCAGAAATAGagaaaaaaccaagaaaaaaaaagccaaatcCACCGGTACAGAGTACATCAGAACTACTGAACCACTCCCTAGCCGATTGTTTGTTTTAATCAACGAAATCACCCGCAAGACAGCAAGATTTAGCGTGGAGACAACGCCAGCTTCATGCGGTAGGCGTCGATCAAGCGACCGGCGCAGATCTAGCACACAGCGGTGTCGCCCAAAGGCTGGAAACTGGGATCAGTCTTTTAATGAACGGAAGGGAGTGCCGACGCTTTCAGATGGCCTTCATCTGCACGCCGCGGCGAACGGTGGCACCGACGACGATGCTAGGAAGAAGCGTCGCTGCGTTGGAGAAgatatggaggaggaagaggagagcgATTCCGCGTGCTTGATCTGAACCTGTGTTGCACAGCTGCACTGCTCGGAGATGGGAAATACTAATTGGgcggaaggagaaggagagcaAACCACATGTGATCGGATGGGGTGGTGTGGGGCccaaaaaatgtatttttaattGCTAGTACTAGTTGCATGCGCATATGGAGCCGTGCTATCGTCGGCGCTAGATTAGTTGCCcgtttccttcctttttctggTTTCTCTTTCCTCCACGTAGGAATACGATGATGTGTAACTTTTTGGAGCATGCTAAATCATTCtactgtacctgctctaaatGAATCACAATCGAAAGCACTGGTGACAACGCCTCTCTACGTCGTATATAGTTCACGTAGCACTGGTGAATCAACGGAGGAAGCAGTGCGTCGACGACCCTCGTAGATGCTGGTACTAATGTAGTATAGCCCCTGTGCACTAGTACGTCCTAGCTCGTCGCGCTAGCTATGAGAAGTACAGTTGATGATTAAGCAGAGAGGCGTGGACCAGTGGTTGAGTACTCCTgagtccaaaaaaaataatctagttACCGGATCTCACGTATTCTAGGaatatgaatctggatatatatatctagatttatcgTACTAGAATATAATATGTCATATCcagttctagattcgttttttgaACGGTGGGAGTATTTGCAAGCACTTACTCTattcatctcaaaataaattgtTATAATACAACAATATCAATATATTATAATACTACGAActtagatttttatttaaattcataGTATTATAGTATCAtataattgatttattttagaacggagaaaATACTAGTCAATTGGTTGGTTACTGGTTAATTACCTGGTTGGTGATTTGGGGCCGTTTTGAATTGCTACCAAAACGTAGCCCTACAAATATTAATATTGGTAGTTTAAATAGTACTTATACTTGGTTCAGTTTTTGCTGTAAAtctgtcgacaaatttttcacTTGATATTTGTCGATTTTTCAACCGCTAAATTGACCTCGAGAACCCTGTGTGCTTTCGTTTATTTGACATTCGTGGGGCGTGGCTCCTGTGTGTAACTGTAGACAGCAAACGCAGGGTGACAAATGCAGGGAACGGTCACACATGTTCTCGATCGTTTGATGTttgaaactaaaataaaaatataaatataaaattacagtcctatataactaaaattacatttgtaaattcagttgatatgatatgtaagagcaagtttaatagtatagccaactaccagctctaaatcatttatagttaatttaatagctaattcatacaatagttatatattacgctattaatatatggtcccacatgtcatacacttaTTGTATATTAGAGTCCATGCTACAACTGGATATAAATTTATAGCCCGCTGcacttctctctcctcttttatctctttaaaaatatgtttatagctagtttatagcctgctattgtacctgctctaagtgtactgtaattttgataaaaatattatgtaagtaaatatgtatttcttattttttttaaaatataaaattacagtcctatataactaaaattacatttgtaaattcagttgatatgatatgtaagtacactataattttaataaaaataatgtgtaattaaatatgtgtttttttattttcttttgagcctgttcactttgatgcaaaaaaaaccttatcatTGCCAAAATATGgcaaagttac
The window above is part of the Oryza sativa Japonica Group chromosome 7, ASM3414082v1 genome. Proteins encoded here:
- the LOC4343767 gene encoding uncharacterized protein isoform X2; the encoded protein is MKFFAAPAGRAGLGAVVLVAASRCPLFFFALLVLLLFQPHHQLAASHVAVNQQVSLVPDAAAAKAAGVGNGAVVDVGDEEEEGSGSRWMLIVVTTTRSGGRERRRRNAALAHVEKHYFPGVVHFADAAGVYDAHFFDKIRQTDWPRPRTASPPPTPCSPADALLPSLAATSPVGEGLDGDVTAGEEVDAGLPAPLACLPHPSMAVRLRACGFCNGGREQWRRRVASRQPPSSCRPSPAADALVLSLLSPPKAATHRRPPQLPTQTGEE
- the LOC4343767 gene encoding uncharacterized protein isoform X1, with amino-acid sequence MKFFAAPAGRAGLGAVVLVAASRCPLFFFALLVLLLFQPHHQLAASHVAVNQQVSLVPDAAAAKAAGVGNGAVVDVGDEEEEGSGSRWMLIVVTTTRSGGRERRRRNAALAHVEKHYFPGVVHFADAAGVYDAHFFDKIRQTDKLIRWHGEFPRPVHPSLRTAPTTQPQPPATAAKWPPHKVPSIHPSIPRAARPNVRIHASRKPPKKQRRKTLDRPAPRSQQDGRGEREAHHPRLASAPRAARSRSDGPRAPRPAAETRSRTPRNPGAREAGTCSAHEAAVTSPPLTRG
- the LOC4343768 gene encoding LOB domain-containing protein 37; its protein translation is MSCNGCRVLRKGCSEGCVLRPCLQWIDGAEAQGHATVFVAKFFGRAGLMSFLTAVPEPQRAAVFQSLLYEAAGRTINPVGGAVGLLSGGSWHLCQAAVDTVLRGGGIQPLPDQVDAAAAGGRDVFASTARRAMGGCSTFSTAKRSTTTTTTKNPGTPHDAAAAAPQPEPSCDLGLWLSPGSPPAPGDRRSGGRRADTPSMNSEGSVTTCGVVGDGEREPELLNLFV